From the Cydia amplana chromosome 8, ilCydAmpl1.1, whole genome shotgun sequence genome, the window GTAAGTattcaatatttgtatttaattgtcattctttaattttaatttaactttatTATAATTAGTCGTCAATAATGTAAAAACAAGTTCATAATACATGCTTATCCAagtgcataaaataaatatttataaatttatttcaattaagtGTTTACATAACATAAGCTTATGTGATTTATGGCAATTTGCGTAATAACCTACAAGGCATGACTGTGTTGCTTATGAACATTCTAAATTATATAAGTATCTATTTGCAGAATTTAGTCTGTTGTCCTCCTGATACCATAATGCATGCCGCGTGTGGCATGAGGCTCCTACAGGCTACGAGCCCTATCAGGAGCCAACATAGGTCCATTTCAGCATTCAATCGAGGCATAGCAGTACTTTTCAACCCAAAAAACTTGCTACTGACCAACAGCTTAACATCAGGAATATTTATGTTTTTGGGAGACTTGGCACAGCAAGAGTTTGAATATCGATCTGAACATCTTAAAAAACGATATGATTGGGCAAGATCAGGTATTTAAACACAGAAAGTATACCAAAATATTGTAGTTAAATAAGGCCTAAATGATCCGATAGaccttgtatattatttttttatgtttcagcAAGAATGTTAACTGTAGGAATACTTATGGGTCCATTACACCACTACTATTATGTATATTTAGACAAAGTACTACCTGGTGCTGAAATTAagacagttttcaaaaaaattgctTATGATCAACTGTTTGCATCACCtgcaactattttatttttctttattggaaTGGGTATGCTAGAAAACAAAAGCACTCAAGAAACAAAGGATGAGATTGCATACAAGTTCAAGTACACATACATTGTGAGTGTTTTATttctaattgttttattttgtgtaaCTTCTGTCTACTAATGACATATCAcaattacctacattttaaccttttatGATTCAAAACTTAAGTCATATGGAACAGTTATAAGAATGTTACTGTAGAATGTGTGCAAAAACCCCTAAATAGGCAAAGGGttaagttttttattgaaaCTTGAAGGGACtatcatagggaccatcatttaAAAGCGAGAGGtatggggtcatccattaattacatcacacgtttagggggagggagggggtcaagaaaatgtgacatattgtgacatgggggaggggggaaacacaaactttgtgacgtcactttaacttcatcagtaaccgaaaatttatttaaattattttattcgctgtacatttaaataacaagtttttaaaacgataatcgtttatattcgtttaattttctttcctaagcagttttgggttataaaattactaatatttacattgtcaaaaatatttcgataaaatattaataatacttaggtacttaataagatttggcgatttcgtagaaaaaaatgtgacgtcacactaggggggaggtgtttgccaaatgtgacctagtgtgacaaggagggggggaggggtcaaaaaacctagaaattcgtgtgacgtaattaatggatgacccctatagtgaaaaaaatgtcattatttattataacaacTTTGTTTCAGGGTGACTGTTTGTTTTGGCCGCCAGTACAGTTCATCAACTTTTATTTCTTACCAACAAAATATAGGGTATTTTACATAAATGGCGCAACAATGTTATTTAACGTATTTTTATCTTATATAAAACATTTCGATCAATATTGATGCATTTACCTTATGGTAAGGGAGGTCAagaggatttttttttgttactggAGCATGTCAGATTAAGACATGATATCTTGTACCCGTGAAGTTGTTGGTCTGTTTGTTGGTGGGCATTTAAAAAACCATTAAGTATTTTATTGTGGTTTGTTAAGTACAAAAATCCCGTCATGGGCTCCCCTACTATTTACTTCAGCACAACCAGTTCTGTGATGTAAagaatgtaatgtaaatattatgtacataGTTATAGAAAATATATGTAAAGTGTAGTAAAATTCGTTTGATGCTTATTGAAATGAACTTCTTTTTATGCTGTTACCCTCTGTTGGAGTGTGGGGCTTGAATTAGTCCTGGGCAGATTGGGTAACCTTCCCCGCGCCCCCCAATAAAGTACAATAGCCTCGACGGTAGtgccctgcctacgaagcatgAGGTCGTCGTCTATCGTCTAGTACAAAATAATGTAACTaccgtaccatttcgtaccttgtcacagtgacaatcatgaaagtcgctagggacctcatactattgtcactatgACAAGGTTCGAAAttatactgaaattaaattccttgaaattaaattaaatttctgtAGTGGTATGTAGCTAGTAAGTTAAGTATAGATATAGTTTAAGCATAAGACGCGACTCCATGTAAGACAGTGATTAAAGAGACGTAGTCCTAACACGTTGTTTTCACTCAAGTCCGTTCCCGCCTGCCCCGCACAGCACATGGCGACCTTGCCATTGACGCGCGAACGCGTTTCGCTTCGCTACAAGGACATTAATTGTAATTAAAAGGAAGTGCTAAAAATGAACAGATATATAAAAGCGCAGGACTCAAATTAATTATGTGTTATATGAACTTTTCATTCGTGTGGTGCATTTTCAAACGTCGTGgagaatttattttataaaatatgggCAAGTCATATTCAAAACAAGAAGAAAAGGAGGTGATCATCACTCAAAATGCAGCCGGGAGTAATGCAGCAACTACGGACCAGTCAGAACAAATACACATCAATAACTGGCTTCTGGGTACAATTTTGGCTGTTATTGGATTAGCCGTAATTGTGTATTTATTCAGAAAATATAAGGAGCAACAGAAGAAATGGATTAGGCGCCAGATTAGATCGGAGGTGTTACCAGGTCTGCAAAGAAGATTGTCATGGAAAAGGAAGGCGGAGCAACCAGAAGGAGAAGCGGAAGTTTAAAATAATCGTAGATGGAGCAACGGTTACAGGACATTTACAGTGAGTTACAGTTAATCCATGTTAATCTACGAAAGTTAGGTATTGATAAACGGTTAAAGCGAAAAGATTATGTACGACAGAAAATAGATAGAGCAAAATCACTTTACGATAGTTATGAAAATATTGTTAGCTTATTAGATAGTGAGATAGTGGTCGAAAGTGCGtatattttagatttagttatacaaaatataaatttaatatataaaaaaatcttgtcatTTGAGAATCAAGAAATTCTTAGTAAAACAGCCACAATGGATAAATTCGATATCAAAGCGGCAGCCACTTTAATCCCCGTAATGAATGGCACGGAGGAAGTTACGGAAAAAATTATAGAAAGCGtagaaatgtatgaaacatgTTTGACAAATGATAGTTGTAAAAAATTGCTGATTTCTTTCGTATTAAAAACACGTCTCAACAAAGCTGCAAAGCTTaagttaaaacaaaattatgataagatttcagatttaatTTCAGACATGAAAAAATACCTGCTTACAAAAAAATCGGCATGTTCCATTTTAACTCAGCTTAACAATATCACTCAGAAAGAAATGACGGTAAAGGAATACGGTGACAGAATCGAGGAAATGTTTGTAAATCTCACGATTTCGCAAGCGGATTCCAATGACAGCGCTTACGAAATTTTGAGACCTATAAACGAGAAAATGGCGGTTAAACGATTTGTAGATGGCCTACGAAATAGGAGGCTAGGAACAATAATTTCAGCCCGGGACTACGAGTGCCTCAAGGACGCGGTGCGAGCGGCCGAAGACGAAGAATCGGCCCAGCAGCCTTCGCAAAACATATTTCTGAACTCCGTGGGAAGCAGAGGTAAGTCCAACTATTTTTATAACCGACACAGACCCGTTTATCAGGGTTACACGAACAGAGGCTACCGAGGCTATGATATTAGGTATCCAGGTGCAGCGCCAGGCCGCGGAACCTTCGCTCATCGCGGCAACCAGTATGTGCGACAACCTCGTTTACAACATCCGCCAAACTTTAGGGGGAGATACGGCTATTATAGGGGTTCCCGAGGCAGCCGAGGCAAACCCATTTTAACAGCAATCCCCAGGCCGAACGACGTAAATAAGGAACATTCCCAAAATAATGAATCGATCCAGTTTTTTCGATTTTAACGTGTTTGCTTATAACGGCGGTTACGATTTCATTACGATCTATATTAACAACAAGAAACGAACTTTAATTTTAGATACGGGGGCAGGTATATCTATATTAAAACGAAACGTGATATCCGAGACCGATATTGTAAACAAAgacattgttataattaacggCATAGGTGGACCGCTTCGCTCGAATAATTATGCTGACATAATGATAACGCTTGAGAACCAGGACGTGTTCGAACATAAATTTCACTTATTCGACGAATTACCATTTATAGAGGATGGTATTATAGGTTTAGATTTCATGAGAACTTACATTGCGGATATCAGCTATAAAAACGATACTTTAACCTTGTTTACTAGTGAGGGAGAGAGTGTGGTACCAATTCATAAGAGTAGCGATTATGATTGTTTAGTAATTCCAGCGCGGAGTGAATCAATGCATTTACTACCATTTCATACGAATAAACAATGCGATTACGTAGTTAGAAATAAACACCTtatggaaaatatatttttggcagGAGGTATAGTCAGACCGAAAAATGGGAAAATCCCcgttcaaattttaaatacaagtgaaAAAGAAATTCGATTACCGGTATTTGACATAGAGACGGATATTTTGGATAATTTTGTATTGTGTACACTCGCGGACAATAAAATTAAACCGGACGTTAATAgggtgaaacaattattaccACTTATAAATTTAAGTCACTTATCGTTAGAAGAAAGGAAATCAATAGAAATAATATGCGCAAAATTCtcagatatattttatttagaaggAGATAAATTAACTACAACAAATATCATGACTCAATCCATAACTTTAAAACCCAATACTCAACCTGTATATACCAAACCATACAGGCTTCCAGAATCATTAAAaccagaaataaataaacaaattaataaaatgttgcAAGAAGATATTATTGAAAAATCCAATAGTGAATGGTCAAGTCCTATATTATTAGTTCCAAAAAAAGAGGATAGCACAGGTAATAAAAAATGGAGATTAGTAGTGGATTTTAGAAAAGTTAATGAAACTATACAGGATGACAAATTTCCCCTCCCGAATATTACGGAAATTCTGGACGCACTGTCAGGAAGTATTTACTTCAGTCATCTAGATTTAAGTCAAGGATTTTACCAAGTAAGCCTAGAGCCGGAAAGTAGGAAAATCACAGCATTCAACACTAGTACAGGGCAATATCATATGAAGCGTCTCCCGATGGGTTTAAAGATATCAGCGAATGCGTTTTCAAGGGTAATGTCAGTTGCACTGTCAGGACTAACTTACGAAAAATGCTTCGTATATTGTGACGACGTCATTGTATTTGGTAGAAATCTGGAAATGCATAACAAAAATTTAATCAAGGTATTTCAGCGATTCAGACAAGTTAATTTGAAGCTTAATCCCTTGAAGTGCGACTTtcttaagaaaaatattttgtaccttGGCCATGTTGTTTCTGCCGAAGGAATTTTACCCGACCCAGCGAAAACAAAAATACTACAAAATTACCCAGTACCCACAAACGCAGAGGAAGTAAGAAGATTCGTAGCGTTTTGTAATTAT encodes:
- the LOC134650571 gene encoding mpv17-like protein 2, translated to MHAACGMRLLQATSPIRSQHRSISAFNRGIAVLFNPKNLLLTNSLTSGIFMFLGDLAQQEFEYRSEHLKKRYDWARSARMLTVGILMGPLHHYYYVYLDKVLPGAEIKTVFKKIAYDQLFASPATILFFFIGMGMLENKSTQETKDEIAYKFKYTYIGDCLFWPPVQFINFYFLPTKYRVFYINGATMLFNVFLSYIKHFDQY